Proteins encoded by one window of Panicum virgatum strain AP13 chromosome 7N, P.virgatum_v5, whole genome shotgun sequence:
- the LOC120681083 gene encoding uncharacterized protein LOC120681083 has translation MKHAASELGIRFDDINDMLHIKVAEQLGLLEHKYDMADAELRYYTYMEKKQYDTVSPRELKYSVAPQIMQNLLTKKYLLVVQNLDRPIKPIVIDDTTEGLCLPAPGWKDSLWIVSTTSQDVYDRSNKPDEPRVIESFAGDDILILTLHSLEQAAKYISVAVGHGEEKYWHHVAIQCFHYATMLLIPHSSNIDPPKCDAQADVSSDVLIRQWAAQGILPVMKPSVQERMGEDTDGYHCQYYGDDIYQLGNDILEAFREYSLLQLPFSPATKDDEATISAAHFLAYHSLVVEPLTSDELCEGNHSQLEHMQWISHVGDQGWHVSRDWLSQESSGPTTLIIRHCSQHSRLFMKLESDDFLVKLPCLRVLDISYTPIESLPPSICCLQKLQLLSLRGCYNLRSPFCFPDTETTLCENNGNKKLNLLYLDLSYSNIHTFQCDFFHSMPNLKELLLVRCSNLEELPPSIAVLSSLTTFDIMCSNFKELPPSIAMLSSLPTLEIINTQIKSFPIEIFEEMRKLRSLKLIDNKLLGLTEIKLVGHSTLNSFSLIGAPRTKRLSLLGCRKLESVDIKEVDALEELDLSATGIKELPDNIPNLPQLRRLLLRGVPSLRRFPWHKLHRFPDVFCLDQCSSDGTVNHDCSTPQVAQVCISDSRLFYSFNDATVGLVRGGRILKSFHVQITSCKAITRMIQDDEDMVKTNKLHASLAAYADVNRRYLTDGVWMVSMDDVPPFRETERHVGISAVERYPHGLRYLLAVTKSISMSDDTHVSCLNDLSRLDILEECKLQRCHRMVLVFNDVYPDYLGPSLKNAHVCHLKSLTHFYKERDYDIDFRGLKHLRLEHCPRLEGVMPRGSALPSLVTLDILFCYNLKAIFYYNSESSSSFELPCLRRIHLQELPLLEHLRDDDAVLAAPAWEELHVRGCWSLRRLPRLIDRRPGKKAVTVSGERAWWTKLRWDGRDDSHCESYEPRLPPASASIRERVIIKTYLR, from the coding sequence ATGAAGCATGCAGCATCAGAGCTGGGAATTCGGTTCGACGACATTAATGACATGCTGCATATCAAAGTGGCCGAGCAGCTCGGGCTACTCGAACATAAATACGACATGGCAGACGCTGAGCTGCGGTACTATACCTACATGGAGAAGAAGCAGTATGACACAGTCTCACCCCGGGAGCTAAAATATTCCGTAGCTCCTCAAATAATGCAAAATCTACTGACCAAGAAGTACCTGCTGGTGGTTCAGAATCTCGACAGGCCAATAAAGCCCATCGTGATTGATGATACGACAGAGGGCTTATGCCTTCCTGCCCCTGGGTGGAAAGATTCTCTCTGGATCGTATCCACCACCTCCCAAGATGTCTATGACAGGAGTAACAAGCCAGATGAGCCTCGCGTCATCGAATCCTTTGCTGGGGATGATATATTGATTCTCACACTGCATTCCCTGGAACAAGCGGCCAAGTACATCTCTGTTGCGGTTGGCCATGGAGAGGAGAAGTATTGGCATCATGTGGCCATCCAGTGCTTTCACTACGCCACCATGCTGCTTATTCCCCACAGTTCCAATATTGACCCGCCAAAGTGTGATGCCCAGGCTGATGTTAGCTCAGATGTGTTGATCCGCCAGTGGGCTGCTCAAGGAATCCTTCCTGTCATGAAGCCAAGTGTCCAAGAAAGAATGGGGGAGGACACTGACGGCTACCACTGTCAGTACTATGGTGATGATATATATCAACTTGGAAATGACATCCTCGAGGCTTTTCGGGAGTATTCGTTGCTGCAGCTGCCTTTTTCTCCTGCAACGAAAGATGATGAAGCCACAATATCTGCTGCACACTTCCTAGCATATCATAGCCTTGTTGTAGAGCCCCTCACATCCGATGAACTCTGTGAGGGAAATCACTCTCAGTTGGAGCACATGCAGTGGATCTCACATGTGggcgaccaaggatggcatgtaAGCAGAGATTGGTTGAGCCAGGAGTCCAGCGGCCCGACCACACTTATTATAAGGCATTGCTCGCAACACTCGAGGTTGTTCATGAAGCTTGAATCTGATGATTTCTTGGTCAAACTCCCTTGTCTTCGTGTACTTGATATTTCCTACACTCCGATAGAGTCACTTCCTCCTTCAATCTGCTGTCTCCAAAAACTCCAATTGCTTTCCCTTAGAGGCTGCTATAATCTCAGAAGTCCATTCTGCTTCCCAGACACTGAAACTACTCTCTGTGAAAACAACGGCAACAAGAAGCTCAACTTGCTCTATCTCGATCTCTCCTATTCAAATATACACACATTCCAGTGTGACTTCTTCCATAGCATGCCTAATCTAAAAGAGCTCCTGCTTGTTAGGTGCTCAAACCTTGAGGAGTTGCCACCCTCCATTGCTGTGTTGTCTAGTCTAACAACATTTGACATCATGTGCTCGAACTTTAAGGAGTTGCCACCCTCCATTGCTATGTTGTCTAGTCTACCAACACTTGAAATTATAAATACTCAAATAAAATCTTTCCCTATAGAGATATTTGAAGAAATGAGGAAGCTCCGATCACTCAAGCTGATTGACAACAAGCTCCTGGGGCTAACAGAGATAAAATTGGTTGGGCATAGTACCCTTAATTCATTCTCATTGATTGGTGCGCCTCGTACAAAGCGATTGTCTTTGCTCGGATGTAGAAAGCTAGAATCTGTGGACATTAAGGAGGTTGATGCTTTGGAGGAACTTGATCTATCTGCTACCGGTATCAAGGAGCTACCAGACAACATCCCTAATCTGCCCCAGCTTAGGCGATTGCTTCTCAGGGGCGTTCCTTCCCTGAGACGATTCCCTTGGCATAAGCTGCATAGATTCCCAGATGTGTTTTGCTTGGATCAATGCTCATCAGATGGAACTGTTAATCATGATTGCAGTACTCCACAAGTAGCTCAGGTGTGCATAAGTGATTCCAGATTGTTTTATAGCTTCAATGATGCCACCGTGGGTTTAGTAAGGGGTGGAAGAATTTTGAAATCTTTCCATGTTCAAATTACATCATGCAAGGCCATAACTAGGATGATacaggatgatgaggacatggtgAAAACCAACAAGCTTCATGCGTCATTGGCAGCCTATGCTGATGTAAACCGTCGCTATCTGACAGATGGAGTCTGGATGGTGTCAATGGATGACGTGCCTCCCTTTCGGGAGACTGAGCGTCATGTGGGGATCTCAGCAGTGGAGCGGTATCCCCATGGTCTGAGGTATCTTCTGGCAGTCACTAAATCAATTAGCATGTCAGATGATACTCACGTCTCCTGCCTCAATGATCTGAGTCGTTTGGATATCCTGGAGGAATGCAAGCTCCAGCGGTGCCATCGCATGGTGCTTGTCTTTAATGATGTGTATCCAGATTACCTGGGGCCGAGTTTGAAGAATGCACATGTCTGTCATCTCAAAAGTCTAACACATTTCTACAAAGAGCGGGATTATGATATTGATTTCCGGGGACTGAAGCACCTCCGGCTGGAGCATTGCCCGAGGTTGGAAGGCGTCATGCCACGTGGATCTGCGCTGCCAAGTCTCGTCACGCTCGACATCCTCTTCTGCTACAATCTCAAGGCAATTTTCTACTACAATAGCGAGTCGTCTTCTAGTTTCGAGCTCCCATGTCTTCGGAGGATACACCTCCAGGAGCTGCCCCTGCTGGAGCATCTTCGCGACGACGACGCCGTCCTGGCCGCGCCTGCGTGGGAGGAGCTCCACGTCCGCGGGTGCTGGAGCTTGCGCCGCCTGCCGCGCCTCATCGACCGACGACCAGGCAAGAAGGCCGTGACGGTGAGCGGGGAGCGGGCCTGGTGGACCAAGCTCCGCTGGGACGGCCGGGACGACTCGCACTGCGAGAGCTATGAGCCCAGGCTTCCCCCGGCATCCGCCTCCATCCGCGAGCGCGTCATCATCAAGACCTACCTCAGGTGA
- the LOC120683347 gene encoding uncharacterized protein LOC120683347, translating to MVESSSFRMPLTKWHHDLQDINFWLNGYLNSPAYHNLEEKLYLYRVQWNVGVGPTACFTRAISSIARDVRIRRRGPFDHVIEVDMKHAASELGIRFDDINDMLHIKVAEQLGLLEHKYDMADAELRYYTYMEKKQYDTVSPRELKYSVAPQIMQNLLTKKYLLVVQNLDRPIKPIVIDDTTEGLCLPAPGWKDSLWIVSTTSQDVYDRSNKPDEPRVIESFAGDDILILTLHSLEQAAKYISVAVGHGEEKYWHHVAIQCFHYATMLLIPHSSNIDPPKCDAQADVSSDVLIRQWAAQGILPVMKPSVQERMGEDTDGYHCQYYGDDIYQLGNDILEAFREYSLLQLPFSPATKDDEATISAAHFLAYHSLVVEPLTSDELCEGNHSQLEHMQWISHVGDQGWHVSRDWLSQESSGPTTLIIRHCSQHSRLFMKLESDDFLVKLPCLRVLDISYTPIESLPPSICCLQKLQLLSLRGCYNLRSPFCFPDTETTLCENNGNKKLNLLYLDLSYSNIHTFQCDFFHSMPNLKELLLVRCSNLEELPPSIAVLSSLTTFDIMCSNFKELPPSIAMLSSLPTLEIINTQIKSFPIEIFEEMRKLRSLKLIDNKLLGLTEIKLVGHSTLNSFSLIGAPRTKRLSLLGCRKLESVDIKEVDALEELDLSATGIKELPDNIPNLPQLRRLLLRGVPSLRRFPWHKLHRFPDVFCLDQCSSDGTVNHDCSTPQVAQVCISDSRLFYSFNDATVGLVRGGRILKSFHVQITSCKAITRMIQDDEDMVKTNKLHASLAAYADVNRRYLTDGVWMVSMDDVPPFRETERHVGISAVERYPHGLRYLLAVTKSISMSDDTHVSCLNDLSRLDILEECKLQRCHRMVLVFNDVYPDYLGPSLKNAHVCHLKSLTHFYKERDYDIDFRGLKHLRLEHCPRLEGVMPRGSALPSLVTLDILFCYNLKAIFYYNSESSSSFELPCLRRIHLQELPLLEHLRDDDAVLAAPAWEELHVRGCWSLRRLPRLIDRRPGKKAVTVSGERAWWTKLRWDGRDDSHCESYEPRLPPASASIRERVIIKTYLR from the coding sequence GCTGAATGGATATCTCAACAGTCCTGCATATCATAACTTGGAAGAAAAACTTTACTTGTATCGCGTGCAGTGGAATGTTGGGGTCGGACCCACAGCATGTTTCACACGAGCTATATCGAGCATCGCTCGGGATGTAAGGATCAGGAGACGTGGTCCCTTCGACCATGTAATAGAGGTGGACATGAAGCATGCAGCATCAGAGCTGGGAATTCGGTTCGACGACATTAATGACATGCTGCATATCAAAGTGGCCGAGCAGCTCGGGCTACTCGAACATAAATACGACATGGCAGACGCTGAGCTGCGGTACTATACCTACATGGAGAAGAAGCAGTATGACACAGTCTCACCCCGGGAGCTAAAATATTCCGTAGCTCCTCAAATAATGCAAAATCTACTGACCAAGAAGTACCTGCTGGTGGTTCAGAATCTCGACAGGCCAATAAAGCCCATCGTGATTGATGATACGACAGAGGGCTTATGCCTTCCTGCCCCTGGGTGGAAAGATTCTCTCTGGATCGTATCCACCACCTCCCAAGATGTCTATGACAGGAGTAACAAGCCAGATGAGCCTCGCGTCATCGAATCCTTTGCTGGGGATGATATATTGATTCTCACACTGCATTCCCTGGAACAAGCGGCCAAGTACATCTCTGTTGCGGTTGGCCATGGAGAGGAGAAGTATTGGCATCATGTGGCCATCCAGTGCTTTCACTACGCCACCATGCTGCTTATTCCCCACAGTTCCAATATTGACCCGCCAAAGTGTGATGCCCAGGCTGATGTTAGCTCAGATGTGTTGATCCGCCAGTGGGCTGCTCAAGGAATCCTTCCTGTCATGAAGCCAAGTGTCCAAGAAAGAATGGGGGAGGACACTGACGGCTACCACTGTCAGTACTATGGTGATGATATATATCAACTTGGAAATGACATCCTCGAGGCTTTTCGGGAGTATTCGTTGCTGCAGCTGCCTTTTTCTCCTGCAACGAAAGATGATGAAGCCACAATATCTGCTGCACACTTCCTAGCATATCATAGCCTTGTTGTAGAGCCCCTCACATCCGATGAACTCTGTGAGGGAAATCACTCTCAGTTGGAGCACATGCAGTGGATCTCACATGTGggcgaccaaggatggcatgtaAGCAGAGATTGGTTGAGCCAGGAGTCCAGCGGCCCGACCACACTTATTATAAGGCATTGCTCGCAACACTCGAGGTTGTTCATGAAGCTTGAATCTGATGATTTCTTGGTCAAACTCCCTTGTCTTCGTGTACTTGATATTTCCTACACTCCGATAGAGTCACTTCCTCCTTCAATCTGCTGTCTCCAAAAACTCCAATTGCTTTCCCTTAGAGGCTGCTATAATCTCAGAAGTCCATTCTGCTTCCCAGACACTGAAACTACTCTCTGTGAAAACAACGGCAACAAGAAGCTCAACTTGCTCTATCTCGATCTCTCCTATTCAAATATACACACATTCCAGTGTGACTTCTTCCATAGCATGCCTAATCTAAAAGAGCTCCTGCTTGTTAGGTGCTCAAACCTTGAGGAGTTGCCACCCTCCATTGCTGTGTTGTCTAGTCTAACAACATTTGACATCATGTGCTCGAACTTTAAGGAGTTGCCACCCTCCATTGCTATGTTGTCTAGTCTACCAACACTTGAAATTATAAATACTCAAATAAAATCTTTCCCTATAGAGATATTTGAAGAAATGAGGAAGCTCCGATCACTCAAGCTGATTGACAACAAGCTCCTGGGGCTAACAGAGATAAAATTGGTTGGGCATAGTACCCTTAATTCATTCTCATTGATTGGTGCGCCTCGTACAAAGCGATTGTCTTTGCTCGGATGTAGAAAGCTAGAATCTGTGGACATTAAGGAGGTTGATGCTTTGGAGGAACTTGATCTATCTGCTACCGGTATCAAGGAGCTACCAGACAACATCCCTAATCTGCCCCAGCTTAGGCGATTGCTTCTCAGGGGCGTTCCTTCCCTGAGACGATTCCCTTGGCATAAGCTGCATAGATTCCCAGATGTGTTTTGCTTGGATCAATGCTCATCAGATGGAACTGTTAATCATGATTGCAGTACTCCACAAGTAGCTCAGGTGTGCATAAGTGATTCCAGATTGTTTTATAGCTTCAATGATGCCACCGTGGGTTTAGTAAGGGGTGGAAGAATTTTGAAATCTTTCCATGTTCAAATTACATCATGCAAGGCCATAACTAGGATGATacaggatgatgaggacatggtgAAAACCAACAAGCTTCATGCGTCATTGGCAGCCTATGCTGATGTAAACCGTCGCTATCTGACAGATGGAGTCTGGATGGTGTCAATGGATGACGTGCCTCCCTTTCGGGAGACTGAGCGTCATGTGGGGATCTCAGCAGTGGAGCGGTATCCCCATGGTCTGAGGTATCTTCTGGCAGTCACTAAATCAATTAGCATGTCAGATGATACTCACGTCTCCTGCCTCAATGATCTGAGTCGTTTGGATATCCTGGAGGAATGCAAGCTCCAGCGGTGCCATCGCATGGTGCTTGTCTTTAATGATGTGTATCCAGATTACCTGGGGCCGAGTTTGAAGAATGCACATGTCTGTCATCTCAAAAGTCTAACACATTTCTACAAAGAGCGGGATTATGATATTGATTTCCGGGGACTGAAGCACCTCCGGCTGGAGCATTGCCCGAGGTTGGAAGGCGTCATGCCACGTGGATCTGCGCTGCCAAGTCTCGTCACGCTCGACATCCTCTTCTGCTACAATCTCAAGGCAATTTTCTACTACAATAGCGAGTCGTCTTCTAGTTTCGAGCTCCCATGTCTTCGGAGGATACACCTCCAGGAGCTGCCCCTGCTGGAGCATCTTCGCGACGACGACGCCGTCCTGGCCGCGCCTGCGTGGGAGGAGCTCCACGTCCGCGGGTGCTGGAGCTTGCGCCGCCTGCCGCGCCTCATCGACCGACGACCAGGCAAGAAGGCCGTGACGGTGAGCGGGGAGCGGGCCTGGTGGACCAAGCTCCGCTGGGACGGCCGGGACGACTCGCACTGCGAGAGCTATGAGCCCAGGCTTCCCCCGGCATCCGCCTCCATCCGCGAGCGCGTCATCATCAAGACCTACCTCAGGTGA